A genomic region of Dreissena polymorpha isolate Duluth1 chromosome 4, UMN_Dpol_1.0, whole genome shotgun sequence contains the following coding sequences:
- the LOC127880137 gene encoding neural cell adhesion molecule 2-like — translation MTEGHTWMHIWIWIPILATCISSVASYGQIPTFTNTPVNVTTSQGSEAIMRCGVENLGTKTVSWRKLPYNVPITVGKEQFLELDRFKLVQMVSRSEWNLHIKNAQPFDSGTYECQVSLKGTFIRRNVTLVVYESSNDPTKPSIHISGTQFVEKGSPILLTCNVTSDDMPQSVDWFFEGRVVQTSYERNVYIHQQVSLSERLLTSTLSIGYAQMADMGKYVCRASKDLAIRINVDVLNAGTYNEKRDTPEEQGSSLTSSSGVLSVHISSVSSSFMCLYVYLTIMCIPGLTTYKVAA, via the exons ATGACGGAAGGACACACATGGATGCATATCTGGATCTGGATTCCAATATTGGCTACCTGCATATCCAGCG TTGCAAGCTATGGACAAATTCCGACGTTTACAAACACTCCCGTAAACGTGACAACCAGTCAGGGGTCTGAGGCGATAATGAGGTGTGGTGTAGAGAATCTTGGCACCAAAACT GTGTCCTGGAGGAAGCTTCCATATAACGTACCAATCACCGTAGGCAAGGAACAGTTTCTGGAGCTAGACAGGTTCAAACTCGTCCAGATGGTTTCACGCAGTGAATGGAACCTCCACATTAAAAATGCACAACCGTTTGACTCAGGGACATACGAGTGTCAAGTCAGTTTAAAAGGCACTTTCATCCGACGGAATGTAACATTAGTTGTTTATG AATCATCCAATGATCCGACTAAACCAT CCATCCATATCTCGGGAACCCAGTTCGTGGAGAAGGGTTCTCCGATCCTTCTCACGTGCAACGTCACCAGTGACGACATGCCGCAGTCCGTCGACTGGTTCTTCGAGGGACGCGTGGTCCAGACGAGCTATGAAAGAAAC GTGTACATCCACCAACAGGTGTCGCTGTCGGAAAGGCTACTCACGAGCACTCTAAGCATTGGATATGCGCAGATGGCGGACATGGGCAAGTACGTGTGCAGGGCTAGCAAGGACCTCGCCATAAGAATAAACGTGGATGTATTAAATG cAGGGACATACAATGAAAAACGGG ATACACCAGAAGAGCAAGGATCCAGTTTGACGTCCAGCAGTGGTGTTCTTAGCGTACATATATCGTCGGTTTCCAGCTCCTTTAtgtgtttatatgtgtacttaACAATAATGTGTATTCCGGGTCTAACTACGTATAAGGTAGCTGCGTAA